Proteins from a genomic interval of Oncorhynchus clarkii lewisi isolate Uvic-CL-2024 chromosome 13, UVic_Ocla_1.0, whole genome shotgun sequence:
- the LOC139423898 gene encoding interferon alpha-7-like produces the protein MAIQTITWMSAFLCLVQVFSMPMPCQLQGQLVRTTHNLLRDMGGHFPLECLQENVFMAFPATSFATSGAPQLSSSGAKAIYETLKNIDTLFGTDELPTMWDQQKLEYFQNIIYRQIEESECMSSVDTSDYPIRAEGLKTYFGNIAAVLKEKNFSYCAWEVVRKELLYTLEFILKHNSDSLLWSNRT, from the exons ATGGCAATTCAGACTATCACTTGGATGAGCGCCTTCCTCTGCCTCGTGCAAGTTTTCTCGATGCCCATGCCTTGCCAGCTACAAGGACAGCTGGTGCGAACAACCCACAACCTACTGAGAGACATg GGGGGTCATTTTCCTCTGGAGTGCCTGCAGGAGAATGTCTTCATGGCATTCCCAGCCACCTCATTTGCAACCTCCGGGGCGCCACAG TTGAGCAGCAGTGGGGCTAAGGCTATTTATGAGACATTAAAGAACATCGACACATTGTTTGGAACTGACGAACTGCCGACAATGTGGGACCAACAGAAGTTGGAGTATTTTCAGAACATTATCTACCGTCAGATTGAAGAGAGCGAGTGT ATGAGCAGTGTGGATACAAGTGATTATCCCATCAGGGCAGAGGGCCTGAAGACATACTTTGGGAACATTGCAGCAGTTTTAAAAGAAAAG AATTTCAGTTACTGCGCCTGGGAAGTGGTTCGAAAAGAACTCCTGTACACCCTAGAATTCATTCTGAAACACAACTCTGACAGCCTTCTGTGGTCCAACAGAACATGA